The following are from one region of the Prevotella communis genome:
- a CDS encoding FG-GAP-like repeat-containing protein, which yields MKTSIRHTIFVISILLAFSSVSYSQTGISGLPVGPIGHRIDPFEKFSTPPTVDPEHPDIPTVENNYAVGSPAGELTVNGTGAAQYQLPIECPNGGSLNPQIALMYNSQSAGYGMAGYGFTITGISSITRGGKTLFHNNEVSGVTYTAEDNLYLDGKRLVLLSGSSCQEGAEYCLEGDPYTKVIAHGAYNDNTANTWFEVKTADGKTYQYGNSSTSLISYRNKDNKPRIASWHVNRVEDVYGNYMTYDYIKGNLYNYLSTVTYGLNSVKSRGIINKIVLDYKDLESNRDVFYIENQKGKIDKYVSSITTSCNDSIWRKYLLTYDNTSDQSLIKYTRLVSIQEQNGAGESLTPVQFAWNYLPLATISSSQIDVVTRRYEVNNEKDKSFFAIDINGDGISDIVRISWIDSQLRHSSARNAFVSISLSKVYPSGIITYLAPDVMELPSSYSVGNVNNIMGGTFAIDIEGDGYNDLVFPFFNQTNSNYWQVHFWIISGRDFMKGIREPKLIYTDLKAAKETPLVTSFDTDGDGRNDLICVEKSKKDGSYPAFIVKQNSGFMKQEFTIDIPKDPKKLFCADYNNDGLTDIILLYDGGYKIYFNNGGNDTSLKYTESNSKTGTDLRNRWRVEQGDFDGDGLTDFVYNTTGESYLWVAHNNGDGTFAFTKSDELGFIDEGTELDNNAYSIQVWDIDHDGRSDVTVSKAEYEELEHIGLPDKYITTHIRWLYSDGTTLRLSRSLENNKREFDASERHIFTGDFDGDGYAELANYGNDLTSTDDTFTEDKLNIYKSWPDMTQSGKIAKITDGMGNTTEVTYSLATNPEVYTRTRPSDGSTNTYPVSTYTLPISVVKSVTSSNGVAGGQTKEYSYKDFKIQLTGAGMLGFSESTVTNMTTGESKTSSVTNYDQTRWIPTETKVTTSIGDMTTTVLSQTTVENVGNTYFAYESYSLTTDMYDNTVATTTHYDTEKGVVLDQTVENDGSEMYKKVTYSNFLNKSGRWIPDLVTMEQKHSDDSSPYVTKTRYAYNNKGDVLTEIKNYETPLKLVTKSTYDVYGNCLSSATTGKGLKNIKFYYSYDSSGRFITKRYQTPSAAVNEYTYDIWGHMKTESDVTDRSNVLTTKYTYDNWGRQTSSESPDGTKTTSTIGWGNSDDKRYYTLEQKSEAPWVLTWYDNAGHEVLQQTFGPKNVLISKTTEYNDKGQVKKVTNTDGLLSLWKSFAYDEQGRLKTEKLSSGKETTYSYDNRTVTKTTGDRSTTRITDAWGNVTTAIDEGGNQVIYVYNSNGKPDRVGGGSVSLSRMEYDEAGNQISFKDPDAGTTTYDYAADGRLLKQKDARGVETINTYDGLGRLSKVQIGGDTIRYTYGTSGNEALRLTKKTMGGNSVEYKDFDRYGRPLKEIRNIAGKGSYEFTYHYDERNRLDKMTYPGGLEVTYEYDDYGFKKQTTADGEIIYNLKSYTGLFTETGFYKWNSIERLKDENGYEESVTLVKGPNPTVIIIPYNPKDENGASLMAQNSLGIVRPYPRLGIVMDSHNVSYDSITGNLLARQRKGKNVEVFEYDNLDRLVSVNTSTAQSVSEIGDLTEVMHLSYASNGNILSKTGVGNYNYSVSSKPHAVKSVDNTDGLIPSDALFTSFNDLGKIQTIEDDGTGRRMDFVYGPDMERWYSAMTTDGQEERTTVYAGNYEKITENGITREYYYLDGGAIVIKENDEFKPYLAFTDNLGSILSVVNSDCEKVFDASYDAWGQQTVTLNEIGLHRGYTGHEMLNEFGIINMNGRLYDPILGRFFSPDNYVQLPENSQSYNRYSYCLNNPLKYTDPSGELFGIDDVVLLGVAYGMYTSALTAWGNGENPWKAAGISFLSSAFSYGIGQAFGPTGNFGHELLRAGAHGVSSGIISILNGESFESGFMAGAISSGIGSGCQALNVDNRLMVPLASAAGGIAAWATGGDFLQGALQGMQIAVLNHCQHDESLSENDQNEHGEFVNLLPEIVVTGNQRLVTRIEYIGTLVNQYRSKGTYSMFYGDKQVFSCQAVSGAGNQKSYTIPDGDWNVISIRDRNEVRFTSNGIGFTANLDPDPFYDDRAGKDRKYIRIHPARSDGTNGCIGLQADKAQLIKARDLIRNSLKKGLTIKLHVQIIVK from the coding sequence ATGAAGACATCTATACGCCATACCATTTTTGTTATATCAATATTATTAGCTTTTTCTTCTGTCAGCTATTCTCAGACAGGAATTTCCGGTTTGCCAGTTGGACCAATCGGTCACAGAATTGATCCCTTCGAAAAATTTTCAACCCCGCCAACCGTAGACCCTGAACATCCTGACATTCCTACAGTAGAAAACAATTATGCCGTTGGCAGCCCTGCGGGAGAACTAACGGTTAACGGAACAGGTGCCGCACAATACCAATTGCCCATTGAATGCCCTAATGGTGGAAGCCTTAACCCACAGATAGCCCTGATGTACAATAGTCAGAGCGCAGGTTACGGAATGGCGGGCTATGGTTTTACCATTACAGGTATCTCGTCCATAACAAGAGGAGGAAAGACCCTGTTTCATAACAATGAAGTAAGTGGTGTAACCTATACTGCAGAAGATAACCTTTATTTGGATGGAAAGCGACTTGTTCTTCTGTCTGGTAGCTCTTGCCAGGAAGGCGCCGAGTATTGCCTTGAAGGCGATCCTTACACGAAGGTGATTGCACACGGCGCCTACAACGACAATACGGCAAACACATGGTTTGAGGTGAAGACGGCAGACGGAAAGACATATCAGTATGGAAACAGTTCAACTTCCCTTATCAGTTATCGGAATAAAGACAATAAGCCACGTATCGCCTCCTGGCATGTCAACAGGGTTGAGGATGTCTACGGCAACTATATGACATACGATTATATCAAGGGAAACCTCTATAACTACCTGAGTACTGTTACGTATGGATTGAACAGTGTTAAGAGTCGAGGCATCATAAACAAGATTGTCCTTGATTACAAAGACCTGGAATCCAATCGCGACGTTTTCTACATAGAGAACCAGAAAGGTAAGATAGACAAGTATGTTTCTTCAATTACGACATCTTGTAATGACTCCATTTGGAGAAAATACCTGCTGACGTATGACAATACCTCTGATCAGAGCTTGATTAAGTATACACGATTGGTTAGTATCCAAGAACAGAATGGAGCAGGAGAGAGTCTCACTCCAGTACAATTTGCGTGGAATTATTTGCCATTAGCGACTATAAGTAGTTCCCAGATAGATGTTGTCACGAGACGCTACGAGGTGAATAATGAAAAAGACAAATCTTTCTTTGCTATAGATATAAATGGTGATGGTATCAGTGATATTGTCAGGATTTCATGGATTGACTCTCAGTTGAGGCATAGCAGTGCCAGAAATGCGTTTGTATCAATTAGTCTAAGCAAGGTTTATCCATCGGGTATTATTACTTATCTGGCTCCAGATGTAATGGAATTGCCGTCTTCATATTCAGTTGGCAATGTCAATAATATCATGGGTGGCACATTTGCAATAGATATTGAAGGCGATGGCTATAACGACTTGGTCTTTCCCTTTTTCAACCAGACTAATAGCAATTACTGGCAGGTGCATTTCTGGATTATATCCGGTCGTGATTTCATGAAGGGAATACGAGAGCCTAAATTGATATACACAGACCTGAAGGCGGCAAAGGAGACACCCTTGGTTACTTCTTTCGATACGGACGGAGATGGTCGTAATGACCTGATTTGTGTTGAGAAAAGCAAGAAGGATGGCAGTTATCCAGCCTTTATAGTGAAACAGAATAGTGGTTTTATGAAGCAGGAATTTACAATAGACATCCCCAAGGATCCTAAGAAACTATTCTGTGCCGACTATAACAATGACGGTCTTACCGATATTATCCTATTGTATGATGGGGGCTATAAAATATACTTCAATAATGGTGGTAATGATACCTCTCTGAAATATACGGAGTCCAATTCAAAGACAGGAACAGACCTGCGTAACCGCTGGCGTGTTGAGCAAGGCGACTTCGACGGTGACGGACTGACAGACTTTGTATATAATACGACTGGTGAGAGTTATCTTTGGGTTGCCCACAACAATGGCGACGGAACTTTTGCATTCACAAAATCGGATGAACTGGGTTTTATCGACGAGGGAACTGAATTGGACAACAATGCCTATTCCATCCAGGTATGGGACATTGATCATGACGGTAGATCTGACGTAACTGTAAGTAAGGCGGAATATGAAGAGTTAGAGCACATAGGACTGCCAGATAAATATATCACAACACATATCCGTTGGCTCTACTCTGATGGAACTACTTTACGTCTTTCAAGAAGTCTTGAGAATAATAAAAGGGAATTTGATGCCTCAGAACGTCATATCTTTACGGGTGATTTCGATGGAGACGGCTATGCTGAGCTTGCCAACTATGGTAATGACCTGACGAGCACAGACGATACTTTCACTGAGGACAAACTCAATATATACAAGAGCTGGCCTGACATGACACAATCAGGCAAGATAGCGAAGATTACCGATGGGATGGGTAATACAACGGAAGTCACCTATTCCCTTGCTACAAATCCAGAGGTTTATACGAGAACACGCCCTTCAGATGGTAGTACGAATACATATCCAGTCAGCACCTATACCTTGCCTATCTCAGTAGTTAAGAGCGTGACATCTTCAAATGGGGTGGCAGGTGGCCAGACTAAGGAGTATTCCTACAAGGACTTTAAGATTCAGCTGACTGGTGCGGGTATGTTGGGTTTCTCTGAATCCACGGTTACCAATATGACTACTGGCGAAAGTAAGACGTCTTCAGTAACTAACTATGATCAGACCAGATGGATTCCTACAGAAACCAAGGTAACAACATCTATCGGAGATATGACTACCACAGTCCTTTCTCAGACTACTGTGGAAAATGTGGGGAACACCTATTTCGCCTACGAATCCTATAGTCTGACAACGGACATGTATGATAATACTGTAGCTACGACCACCCACTATGACACGGAGAAGGGCGTAGTTTTAGACCAGACGGTGGAGAATGACGGTAGTGAAATGTACAAGAAGGTTACCTACTCCAATTTTCTGAACAAATCAGGCAGATGGATTCCCGATCTTGTGACGATGGAACAGAAGCATTCGGACGATTCCTCACCTTATGTTACTAAGACCAGATATGCTTATAACAACAAGGGGGATGTCTTGACTGAAATCAAAAATTATGAAACACCATTGAAACTTGTGACGAAATCAACTTATGATGTCTATGGTAATTGTCTTTCATCTGCTACCACGGGTAAAGGACTAAAAAATATCAAGTTTTATTATAGCTATGATTCCAGTGGACGATTTATCACCAAGAGATATCAGACTCCTTCAGCTGCTGTCAACGAATACACCTATGATATATGGGGACATATGAAGACTGAAAGCGACGTCACGGATCGTTCAAATGTCCTGACAACCAAATATACCTACGACAACTGGGGACGCCAGACATCTTCAGAGTCGCCAGATGGCACCAAAACCACCAGTACTATTGGCTGGGGTAATAGCGACGACAAAAGATACTATACTCTTGAACAGAAGTCTGAGGCCCCCTGGGTACTGACTTGGTATGACAATGCAGGCCATGAGGTTCTGCAGCAGACCTTCGGACCAAAGAATGTACTTATTTCCAAGACCACAGAATACAACGACAAAGGACAGGTCAAGAAGGTGACGAATACAGATGGACTGTTGTCTTTATGGAAGTCCTTTGCCTATGATGAACAGGGACGCCTGAAGACTGAAAAACTCAGTTCTGGCAAAGAGACGACATATAGCTACGACAATCGTACGGTTACCAAGACAACAGGTGACCGCAGCACAACCCGGATAACAGATGCATGGGGTAATGTAACAACAGCTATTGATGAGGGAGGCAATCAGGTTATCTATGTATACAACTCCAATGGGAAACCTGACAGGGTTGGTGGCGGTAGTGTTTCACTATCCAGGATGGAATACGACGAAGCCGGAAACCAGATTTCATTTAAAGACCCAGATGCAGGAACGACTACATATGACTATGCCGCCGATGGCAGGCTTTTGAAACAGAAGGACGCCAGAGGCGTAGAGACCATCAATACCTATGACGGCCTGGGACGCCTGTCGAAGGTGCAGATAGGTGGAGATACCATCAGATATACTTATGGCACTTCAGGAAACGAAGCTTTGCGCCTGACAAAGAAAACGATGGGAGGTAATTCTGTGGAGTATAAGGACTTTGACAGATACGGCCGTCCTCTAAAAGAAATTAGAAACATCGCAGGCAAGGGCAGCTATGAGTTCACCTATCACTATGATGAGAGGAACCGTTTGGATAAAATGACTTATCCGGGTGGCTTGGAAGTTACATATGAATACGATGACTATGGCTTTAAGAAGCAGACTACGGCAGATGGTGAGATTATATATAATCTAAAATCGTACACAGGCCTTTTCACGGAGACGGGCTTTTACAAATGGAATTCTATTGAAAGGTTAAAAGATGAGAACGGATATGAGGAGTCTGTTACGCTTGTAAAAGGGCCAAATCCCACAGTGATAATTATCCCTTATAACCCTAAAGATGAGAATGGCGCTTCGCTGATGGCACAGAATAGTTTAGGAATTGTTCGCCCATATCCCAGACTGGGAATCGTCATGGATTCGCATAATGTCAGCTACGACTCAATAACAGGTAATCTCCTTGCCCGCCAGCGCAAAGGAAAAAATGTAGAGGTATTTGAATACGATAATCTGGATAGGCTTGTCTCAGTAAATACCAGCACAGCCCAGTCAGTTTCTGAGATTGGTGATCTGACAGAGGTGATGCATCTCTCCTATGCCTCCAACGGAAATATCCTCTCCAAGACAGGCGTTGGCAACTACAACTATAGTGTGAGCTCAAAGCCGCATGCCGTCAAGTCGGTGGATAATACGGATGGGCTGATTCCCTCGGATGCCCTCTTCACCTCGTTCAATGACTTGGGAAAAATTCAGACGATTGAGGACGATGGAACAGGCAGACGTATGGATTTCGTCTATGGTCCGGACATGGAGCGCTGGTATAGCGCAATGACAACAGACGGACAAGAGGAACGGACCACCGTCTATGCGGGCAACTACGAGAAGATTACGGAGAACGGTATTACCCGTGAATACTACTATCTGGATGGCGGTGCAATCGTCATAAAGGAGAACGACGAATTCAAGCCCTATCTGGCTTTCACGGATAACCTTGGCAGCATCCTGTCGGTAGTCAATAGTGACTGCGAGAAAGTCTTCGATGCCTCTTATGATGCATGGGGACAGCAGACTGTGACGCTTAATGAGATAGGGCTGCATCGTGGTTACACAGGACATGAGATGCTCAATGAGTTTGGTATCATCAATATGAACGGACGTCTGTATGACCCCATCCTCGGTCGCTTCTTCAGTCCTGACAACTATGTGCAGCTACCCGAAAACAGTCAGAGCTACAATCGCTACAGCTACTGTCTGAATAATCCGTTGAAGTATACGGATCCGAGTGGAGAACTGTTCGGAATAGATGATGTGGTACTCCTTGGCGTTGCCTATGGCATGTATACTAGTGCTCTGACAGCTTGGGGTAATGGTGAGAATCCTTGGAAAGCAGCAGGGATTAGTTTTTTATCATCTGCCTTCTCATACGGAATAGGACAAGCCTTTGGACCAACAGGCAATTTTGGACATGAGCTGTTGAGAGCTGGTGCTCATGGCGTTTCAAGCGGTATTATCAGTATATTGAATGGAGAGTCGTTTGAAAGTGGTTTTATGGCCGGAGCGATTTCCTCTGGTATCGGATCTGGATGCCAGGCATTAAATGTGGACAATAGGCTTATGGTTCCCTTGGCTTCTGCCGCAGGTGGCATTGCTGCTTGGGCCACAGGTGGAGATTTCTTACAAGGTGCGCTCCAGGGAATGCAGATTGCAGTGCTGAATCATTGTCAGCATGATGAGTCTCTATCTGAAAATGATCAAAATGAACATGGGGAGTTTGTAAACCTGTTGCCGGAAATAGTCGTAACTGGTAATCAACGACTAGTTACAAGAATCGAATATATTGGAACACTTGTCAACCAATATAGGTCAAAAGGAACTTATTCGATGTTTTATGGTGACAAACAGGTTTTCTCGTGTCAAGCAGTAAGCGGAGCCGGCAATCAAAAAAGCTATACGATTCCTGATGGTGATTGGAATGTAATTTCAATCCGTGATAGGAATGAAGTGAGGTTCACAAGCAATGGTATTGGCTTTACTGCCAATCTTGATCCAGACCCTTTTTATGATGATCGTGCTGGGAAAGATCGAAAATATATAAGAATACATCCGGCTAGATCGGATGGAACAAATGGATGTATCGGATTACAAGCAGATAAGGCTCAATTGATTAAAGCTAGAGATCTTATTCGTAATTCTCTTAAGAAAGGATTAACAATTAAACTCCATGTTCAGATTATCGTCAAGTAA
- a CDS encoding SH3 domain-containing protein — protein MKTIELGTCTYPVEQLYQGKNDSIIFTAITNARVFSYGNPLDSVVELHLGDRALYFMVSIEPPRSFKYHDINCIYDSKGQHLIYEDEKMVLPAVINDPDGFTYVREKPSIKSRITSKLLTNEVFLYTPIFGSDWYRVYSEEDGVYVGYIYKKRILPYDKCPNYIKKKMSRLFFD, from the coding sequence TTGAAAACCATAGAACTCGGAACTTGCACTTATCCTGTTGAGCAACTATATCAGGGCAAGAATGATAGCATTATTTTTACAGCAATCACAAATGCTCGTGTATTTAGTTATGGAAATCCCTTAGATTCCGTTGTAGAACTTCATTTAGGTGACAGGGCTCTATATTTTATGGTGTCAATAGAACCGCCTCGCAGTTTCAAATACCATGATATTAATTGCATCTATGACAGCAAAGGACAGCATCTTATATATGAAGACGAAAAAATGGTATTGCCTGCAGTTATTAATGACCCTGATGGCTTTACCTATGTTAGAGAGAAACCATCTATAAAATCTCGAATAACGTCTAAGTTGCTAACGAATGAAGTCTTTTTATACACACCAATCTTTGGTAGTGATTGGTATAGAGTTTACTCTGAAGAAGATGGTGTGTATGTTGGATATATTTACAAAAAACGAATTCTTCCGTACGATAAATGTCCAAATTATATCAAAAAGAAAATGTCCAGGTTATTTTTTGACTAA
- a CDS encoding InlB B-repeat-containing protein, with protein MKLKYLLATVVMICTTLASCSDSDESNESKKVDITATEVTNLTPDFIGTISGIEQGEKFNPGDSITLTLTPGEILMGEFADYHMEHIHVHVGDKVYMPEYPAGAEGNVQQVTLKVPVPSKPFAVVVAYAVQQKLAADGHTLLLENQEEGIELFGVSAEKKYTYFDCYLRTPEAYTIDKVEYKMGDSDWQDLSATEGCHFERSTVNNVYKVTVRPNYQNVTADVTLRINGTQHKRCKITWKNTEFINTEVPEGYEPNNLPESAIGGDKVVASFYTKDDYYLAGATTNIDGVVPECKSRAYVVFTMPEQDVEITLDFKEKIAVESELGAHIKNAQVYTDKDIYYGVPTEKAIPGEYVYLFANADNGFKPSVAINNKGERAPFVIYGEGLDRYGYYAQVHVPEDASKLTIKAEAVAAHRADGANIVFEGGHYYTAGETVHFSVAVPSGKKIKSVSAADSKGNNVPVTMDGAYGSFTMPDANVTVSATFEDVNSGANVTIKAFYDDEEYRVTSQSQAYYGAIDSEGIQVATGTTLYISVSDDYGEAFWVGVKIGDSIQYFEAQEDEESGEYTFGRSFEFNANAVIKVGPTKNAVTF; from the coding sequence ATGAAACTAAAGTATCTATTGGCAACTGTGGTGATGATTTGTACCACACTTGCATCATGTTCGGACTCTGACGAGAGTAATGAATCTAAAAAGGTCGATATCACGGCCACAGAAGTAACAAACCTTACCCCTGATTTTATTGGAACAATTAGCGGCATTGAGCAGGGAGAGAAGTTCAACCCTGGCGACTCCATCACCCTGACGCTGACGCCTGGAGAAATCCTTATGGGAGAATTTGCCGACTATCACATGGAGCATATCCACGTGCATGTGGGCGACAAGGTGTATATGCCCGAGTATCCGGCTGGCGCTGAAGGAAATGTGCAGCAGGTTACGCTGAAAGTGCCCGTCCCCAGCAAACCTTTCGCTGTGGTGGTAGCTTACGCCGTACAGCAGAAACTGGCAGCCGATGGTCATACACTCTTACTTGAGAATCAGGAAGAGGGCATCGAACTGTTTGGCGTCAGTGCAGAAAAGAAATACACATACTTCGACTGCTACCTTCGCACGCCAGAGGCCTACACCATTGACAAGGTGGAATATAAAATGGGCGACAGCGACTGGCAGGATCTGAGCGCCACAGAAGGATGCCATTTTGAGCGCTCAACAGTCAACAATGTCTATAAAGTGACTGTGCGCCCAAACTATCAGAATGTAACAGCCGACGTGACGCTGCGCATCAACGGCACACAACATAAGCGCTGCAAGATAACATGGAAGAACACTGAGTTTATCAATACCGAGGTGCCTGAGGGCTACGAGCCCAACAATCTTCCTGAAAGCGCTATTGGTGGCGATAAGGTGGTAGCGTCTTTCTATACCAAGGATGACTACTATCTGGCAGGCGCCACGACCAACATCGATGGCGTTGTTCCTGAATGCAAGAGTCGGGCCTACGTGGTATTCACCATGCCTGAGCAGGACGTGGAGATAACACTCGACTTCAAGGAGAAAATCGCTGTAGAAAGTGAACTGGGTGCACATATCAAGAATGCCCAGGTTTATACTGACAAGGATATCTATTATGGTGTTCCCACGGAGAAGGCCATCCCAGGTGAATATGTCTATCTGTTTGCCAATGCTGACAACGGCTTCAAGCCTTCGGTTGCCATCAACAACAAGGGTGAGAGAGCTCCTTTCGTGATTTATGGTGAGGGACTGGATCGTTACGGCTATTATGCTCAGGTTCATGTGCCTGAAGATGCCAGCAAGCTGACCATTAAGGCAGAAGCAGTAGCAGCCCACCGCGCAGACGGCGCCAACATCGTTTTCGAGGGAGGACACTACTACACTGCTGGCGAAACCGTACACTTCAGCGTGGCTGTGCCATCAGGAAAGAAAATCAAGTCAGTAAGTGCAGCTGATTCCAAGGGAAACAACGTCCCTGTCACGATGGACGGTGCTTACGGCAGTTTCACGATGCCCGATGCCAACGTAACGGTTTCTGCCACTTTTGAAGATGTGAATAGCGGCGCGAACGTCACCATCAAGGCTTTCTATGATGACGAGGAGTATCGCGTAACCTCACAGAGTCAGGCTTATTATGGTGCCATCGACAGCGAGGGTATTCAGGTGGCTACAGGAACCACGCTCTATATCAGCGTATCAGATGATTATGGCGAAGCTTTCTGGGTAGGCGTGAAAATAGGCGACAGCATTCAGTATTTCGAAGCTCAGGAAGATGAAGAAAGTGGTGAATACACTTTCGGACGCAGTTTCGAGTTTAATGCCAACGCCGTGATCAAGGTTGGCCCCACAAAGAATGCAGTGACATTCTGA
- a CDS encoding helix-turn-helix domain-containing protein translates to MELSFQIVDRIHEILTAKGLKQKDLALQLGKKEAEISKWMRGTHNFTIDTLVAIEQALDAPILQVVHQEEEAYA, encoded by the coding sequence GTGGAACTATCATTTCAGATAGTTGACCGCATCCACGAAATTCTTACTGCTAAGGGATTAAAGCAGAAGGATTTGGCGCTGCAGTTGGGTAAGAAAGAAGCAGAAATAAGTAAGTGGATGCGAGGCACTCATAACTTTACGATTGATACGCTTGTTGCAATTGAACAGGCTCTTGATGCACCAATACTGCAGGTGGTACATCAGGAAGAAGAAGCTTATGCATAA
- a CDS encoding VapE domain-containing protein, which yields MQKNEVLINGGALNAPVVSALAAEQFLTENYCFRRNLLNGKVEFATKQSDSQASDYRPLTQEALNSIILRAKREDICEGSNPKTDIVEFIHSEEVCAYNPIREYLDNLPQWDGQNHVAQLFSRLPGLSSEQLAFLSIWLRSTVAHWLQMDTLHGNEIVPTLIGAQGCGKTTFFKRLLPANLRQYFLDHLNLSNKFDKEMALTNNLLVCLDELEAIRPSQQASLKQTLSKSKVNGRPIYGCAQEDRARFASFVSTTNNPHPLSDATGSRRYICLQIPQGQYIDNAGEIDYDQLYAQVVYELREQKAPYWFNNDEVARIQQLNHQFMGEKDLAKIVEVCFRKPKEGEQVKSISCAQILEIIHEKFSSVDVSMKNRMYLGRTLKELGYESVDHSHVAFYKAVPKKSA from the coding sequence ATGCAAAAAAACGAAGTACTCATCAACGGTGGGGCTCTCAATGCTCCTGTCGTGTCTGCGCTCGCCGCAGAACAGTTTCTAACCGAGAACTACTGTTTCCGTCGCAACCTGTTGAACGGAAAGGTGGAGTTCGCCACAAAGCAGTCTGATAGCCAGGCATCTGACTATCGTCCGCTGACCCAGGAGGCCCTGAACAGCATCATCCTGCGTGCCAAGCGCGAGGATATCTGCGAGGGCAGCAATCCCAAGACGGATATCGTGGAATTTATCCATTCAGAAGAGGTTTGCGCGTATAATCCTATCCGCGAATACCTGGACAACCTGCCACAGTGGGACGGCCAGAACCATGTGGCCCAACTCTTTTCGCGCCTGCCAGGACTCAGTTCTGAGCAGTTGGCTTTCCTCTCCATCTGGCTCCGCTCTACGGTGGCCCACTGGCTCCAGATGGATACCCTGCACGGCAACGAGATTGTGCCTACGCTCATCGGTGCCCAGGGATGCGGTAAGACCACCTTTTTCAAGCGCCTGCTTCCAGCCAACCTGCGCCAGTATTTCCTGGACCATCTGAACCTCTCGAACAAGTTCGATAAGGAGATGGCACTGACAAACAACCTGCTGGTCTGTCTGGATGAGCTGGAAGCTATCCGTCCCAGTCAGCAGGCATCCCTGAAGCAGACGCTCTCTAAGAGTAAGGTGAACGGACGTCCTATCTACGGATGTGCGCAGGAAGACCGTGCCCGCTTTGCCTCGTTCGTCTCTACAACGAATAATCCTCATCCGCTGTCGGATGCTACAGGTAGCCGTCGCTATATCTGTCTGCAGATTCCTCAGGGTCAGTATATCGACAACGCTGGCGAGATAGACTATGACCAGCTCTATGCGCAAGTGGTCTATGAACTGAGGGAGCAGAAGGCACCTTACTGGTTTAATAACGACGAGGTGGCGCGTATCCAGCAGCTCAACCATCAATTTATGGGCGAGAAAGATTTGGCAAAGATTGTGGAGGTCTGCTTTCGCAAGCCCAAAGAGGGCGAACAGGTGAAGTCTATCAGTTGTGCGCAGATACTGGAAATCATTCATGAGAAGTTCAGTTCTGTGGACGTGAGCATGAAGAACCGTATGTATCTGGGACGAACGCTGAAGGAGCTGGGCTATGAATCTGTGGACCATAGTCATGTGGCCTTCTACAAGGCCGTTCCCAAGAAGTCGGCTTGA
- a CDS encoding T9SS type A sorting domain-containing protein, which yields MRKKRFVFLSAVLAVFVAMNAQNRVQFAYDQAGNRVKRELVITHNAHSAKKAASREEAYFEDLGERTVKISSNGSGIIKITVLHMHTEDEGNVEVYSLGGSEVLNRSLSSAETLVDISDKPKGVYILKVTLNGKVTTWKITKK from the coding sequence ATGAGAAAAAAAAGATTTGTTTTCCTTTCAGCTGTTCTTGCCGTATTTGTGGCAATGAATGCACAGAACAGAGTACAGTTTGCCTATGACCAGGCGGGCAACCGAGTCAAGCGCGAACTTGTGATTACCCATAATGCCCACTCTGCAAAAAAGGCTGCATCCAGAGAAGAAGCCTATTTTGAAGACCTTGGTGAGCGTACGGTTAAGATATCCTCTAATGGGTCCGGCATCATTAAGATTACCGTCCTTCACATGCATACAGAAGACGAAGGAAATGTTGAGGTGTACTCTCTCGGTGGAAGCGAAGTACTTAACCGCTCACTTTCCTCTGCAGAGACCTTGGTAGATATCAGCGATAAGCCTAAAGGTGTCTATATTCTTAAAGTCACCCTTAATGGAAAAGTCACAACCTGGAAAATTACGAAGAAATGA
- a CDS encoding DUF3784 domain-containing protein — translation MIVQSIIAAILVVIGVIILAGKGDMLIAGYNTASEEEKEKVNIKRLRLLIGGLSVIIAPLCFIPNDENDVSLGLTITGIIVVLTIIVLVLANTWAKKK, via the coding sequence ATGATTGTACAGAGTATCATAGCAGCGATTCTGGTTGTAATAGGCGTCATCATACTTGCAGGAAAAGGCGATATGCTTATTGCAGGGTATAATACGGCATCAGAAGAAGAAAAGGAGAAGGTAAACATTAAGAGACTAAGGCTATTGATAGGCGGTCTTTCAGTTATCATAGCTCCTTTGTGTTTCATCCCCAACGATGAAAACGATGTATCTTTAGGGCTGACTATTACAGGCATCATCGTTGTACTGACCATCATCGTTTTGGTGCTGGCCAATACATGGGCAAAGAAGAAATAG